A region from the Neurospora crassa OR74A linkage group V, whole genome shotgun sequence genome encodes:
- the gsy-1 gene encoding glycogen synthase, variant 1: MAHDNREPREVKNHLLFEVATEVAHRVGGIYSVLKSKAPVTTAEYGDRYTLIGPLNHQSAAVEVEELEPSNPELKATIQAMRDRGIGILYGRWLIEGAPRVLLFDTKTAYGYMNEWKTDLWNVASIPSPDNDEETNEAIVFGYLVAWFLGEFVCHEKRKAVIAHFHEWLAGVALPLTKKRQIDVTTIFTTHATLLGRYLCAGSVDFYNNLQWFDVDAEAGKRGIYHRYCIERAAAHSCDVFTTVSHITAYESEHLLKRKPDGVLPNGLNVTKFSAMHEFQNLHQQNKEKIHDFVRGHFYGHYDFEPENTLYFFTAGRYEFRNKGVDMFIESLARLNHRLKTAGSKTTVVAFIIMPAQTTSLTVEALKGQAVIKSLRDTVDVIERGIGRRIFERSVKWHEGDPLPEEKELITSQDRVLLRRRLFAMKRHTLPPIVTHNMLNDHEDPILNQIRRVQLFNHPSDRVKIVFHPEFLSSANPVLPLDYDDFVRGTHLGVFASYYEPWGYTPAECTVMGVPSITTNLSGFGCYMEELIENSSDYGIYIVDRRSKGVDDSVNQLTQYMFEFTQKSRRQRINQRNRTERLSDLLDWKRMGMEYVKARQLALRRAYPTSFNGEEEEDFIPGVEQKISRPFSVPGSPRDRTGMMTPGDFASLQESHEGLSTEDYVAWKLPEEEDPEEYPFPLTLKQRTGPGSPLDSIQGLQLNGTR; the protein is encoded by the exons ATGGCCCACGACAACCGTGAACCCCGCGAGGTCAAAAACCACCTCCTCTTTGAGGTGGCGACCGAGGTCGCCCATCGAG TTGGTGGAATCTACTCCGTTCTCAAGTCGAAAGCTCCAGTTACAACCGCTGAATATGGCGACCGTTACACTCTTATCGGTCCTTTGAACCACCAATCG GCGGCCGTCGAGGTTGAAGAGCTAGAGCCATCCAACCCCGAACTAAAGGCGACGATTCAGGCCATGAGAGACCGTGGCATCGGCATTCTTTACGGACGATGGCTCATTGAGGGAGCTCCCAGAGTGTTGCTCTTCGATACAAAGACCGCTTACGGTTACATGAACGAGTGGAAGACGGACCTCTGGAATGTTGCTTCTATCCCATCTCCGGACAACGACGAAGAGACGAACGAGGCCATTGTCTTTGGTTACCTGGTCGCATGGTTCCTGGGCGAG TTTGTATGCCatgagaagagaaaggcCGTCATCGCCCACTTCCACGAATGGCTTGCCGGTGTCGCGCTGCCATTGACCAAGAAGAGGCAGATTGACGTTACCACCATCTTCACGACACATGCCACTCTTCTCGGTCGCTATTTGTGCGCCGGCTCAGTAGACTTCTACAACAACCTTCAGTGGTTTGACGTTGACGCCGAGGCTGGAAAGCGTGGAATCTATCATAGATACTGCATCGAGCGAGCTGCCGCCCATTCCTGCGATGTCTTCACCACCGTTTCCCACATTACAGCTTACGAGAGTGAGCATTTGCTCAAGCGCAAGCCCGATGGTGTCCTCCCCAATGGTCTCAACGTCACCAAGTTCTCGGCCATGCACGAGTTCCAGAACCTCCACCAGCAAAACAAGGAGAAGATTCATGACTTTGTCCGCGGTCACTTCTACGGCCATTACGATTTTGAGCCAGAAAACACGCTCTACTTCTTTACTGCGGGTCGCTACGAGTTCAGGAATAAGGGTGTGGACATGTTTATCGAGTCGCTTGCCCGTCTCAACCACCGCCTCAAGACCGCCGGAAGCAAGACGACAGTTGTTGCTTTCATCATCATGCCTGCCCAGACCACTTCCTTGACCGTTGAAGCATTGAAGGGACAGGCTGTCATCAAGTCTCTGAGAGATACCGTTGATGTTATTGAGCGTGGAATTGGCCGTCGCATCTTTGAGCGCTCTGTCAAGTGGCACGAGGGCGACCCGTTGcctgaggagaaggagctgaTTACCAGTCAGGACCGTGTTCtccttcgtcgtcgtctcttTGCCATGAAGAGGCACACACTCCCACCCATTGTTACCCACAACATGCTCAACGACCACGAGGACCCAATTCTGAACCAGATCCGCCGGGTACAGCTCTTCAACCATCCCTCAGACCGAGTCAAGATTGTTTTCCATCCCGAGTTCTTGAGCTCGGCCAACCCCGTGTTGCCTCTCGATTACGATGACTTTGTGCGCGGCACCCATCTGGGCGTCTTCGCTTCTTACTACGAGCCTTGGGGCTACACTCCGGCAGAATGCACTGTGATGGGTGTACcaagcatcaccaccaacctctcTGGATTCGGCTGCTACATGGAGGAACTCATCGAGAACTCGAGCGACTACGGTATCTATATCGTGGATCGTCGCTCCAAGGGAGTCGATGACTCGGTCAACCAGCTTACTCAGTACATGTTTGAATTTACCCAGAAGAGCCGCAGACAGCGCATCAACCAGAGAAACAGAACCGAGCGTTTGAGCGATCTCTTGGACTGGAAGCGAATGGGTATGGAGTACGTCAAGGCACGCCAACTTGCGTTGCGCCGCGCCTATCCTACATCTTTcaatggcgaggaggaggaagacttCATTCCAGGAGTCGAGCAAAAGATATCTCGTCCCTTCTCAGTACCGGGCTCGCCTAGAGACCGGACTGGTATGATGACCCCTGGCGATTTTGCTAGTCTTCAGGAGAGTCACGAGGGTCTGAGTACCGAGGACTACGTTGCATGGAAGTTACC tgaggaagaggacccTGAAGAGTATCCTTTCCCGCTTACCCTGAAGCAGCGTACGGGGCCGGGTAGCCCCCTCGACAGTATTCAGGGTCTACAACTCAACGGCACCAGGTAA
- a CDS encoding F-box domain-containing protein, with protein MKFFRRNKDKRKASVGGSAIAAALPGFGYSPNRQVLGAGFDDDSRNPYPSYGHARNDSNGPWGSQYRHMVTRESATILANLPAPILERIFTFVCPHSRDTSYETCEASSTEDACMLCDLRDLAHCVAVCKRWRKEGVNLLYYSIRIDQVHYCDREADLAEARKRKARFDRNGEPEDTAQARLKLLCRTLREDPVRLGRIVEFFKTPYMLRESCRADLARTIAVTPNLKYVDLPEGLFADDPAFVTLRLEVQARCLHLRKMIYMAGAEHSLQMLATGKVWPHLEVLELVRVEVDPAILRQVLGCLKSLRVLKINDTTCVTDETLAWNDMLPPFPALEELILTNVPNVTTEGLRGWLMDPNAQSALRELTLNSTGVFPWALQEFLPYAPKLKHLSVMDSVAQAVPSANGQYFAQTFNSTSLQTLHYEITPASSTPKYSGITSSYYSFLATSLLTGGLPNLRALYVRDPNFPDMLLGLPTPSPGFVGASMGRPSSSGSNRGFSPNSGPMSFSQPGSGFGPAAGGSFHSHQGSLSGFAPPAAPFVPGHRQFGSVSSVNSFSGFLQPAAGKQPPPNHRFSSNNPFANLVAPPANLPAKLEVFTKGDDETTWSFVKVGGGPATSPGANESPQSGYGRRGSGAGARRSVLIGGAGVGGGFLALPAEDPGRSTRGGSVDRGTGFGGGSGGDEELWPRPKSSSGEKKKEKQDLWR; from the exons ATGAAGTTCTTCAGGCGTAATAAAGACAAGCGGAAGGCCAGCGTCGGTGGTTCGGCCATAGCAGCCGCCTTGCCGGGCTTCGGTTACAGCCCCAACAGACAAGTCTTGGGCGCCGGCTTCGATGACGACTCCCGAAACCCATACCCCTCCTACGGCCACGCCCGGAACGATTCAAATGGCCCGTGGGGTTCTCAGTATCGCCATATGGTGACGCGGGAGTCTGCCACCATTCTCGCGAACCTCCCAGCCCCGATTCTCGAACGCATATTCACTTTTGTATGCCCCCATAGCAGGGATACGAGCTACGAGACTTGTGAAGCCAGCTCGACCGAAGATGCTTGCATGCTGTGCGACTTGCGCGATCTGGCGCATTGTGTCGCCGTGTGCAAGAGGTGGAGGAAAGAGGGCGTCAATCTTCT ATACTATAGCATCCGCATCGACCAGGTGCATTATTGCGACCGCGAGGCAGACTTAGCCGAAGCCCGCAAGCGCAAAGCCCGATTTGATCGCAATGGAGAACCCGAGGATACGGCGCAGGCGCGCCTCAAATTGCTATGCCGCACTCTCCGCGAGGATCCCGTGCGGCTAGGAAGGATCGTGGAATTCTTCAAGACGCCTTATATGCTGCGAGAATCCTGCCGGGCCGATCTAGCGCGGACGATCGCTGTAACGCCAAACCTCAAGTATGTCGATTTGCCCGAAGGCCTGTTTGCAGATGATCCAGCCTTCGTGACCCTTCGGCTCGAAGTACAGGCGCGATGCCTTCACCTACGAAAGATGATATATATGGCTGGTGCGGAGCATAGTCTGCAGATGCTGGCCACCGGAAAAGTGTGGCCTCACCTGGAGGTATTGGAGCTGGTACGCGTGGAAGTCGACCCGGCAATCCTACGCCAGGTGCTTGGTTGCTTAAAGAGCTTGCGCGTCCTGAAGATCAACGACACAACCTGCGTCACCGACGAGACTTTGGCGTGGAACGACATGTTGCCTCCTTTTCCCGCACTTGAAGAGCTCATCCTTACCAACGTTCCCAATGTCACCACAGAAGGCTTGAGGGGCTGGTTAATGGACCCGAACGCGCAGAGCGCACTGCGAGAGCTTACCCTGAACAGTACAGGCGTATTCCCTTGGGCCTTGCAAGAGTTCTTGCCGTATGCTCCAAAGCTCAAGCACCTTTCCGTGATGGACAGTGTCGCCCAAGCCGTGCCGTCCGCCAACGGTCAATACTTTGCACAAACTTTCAACTCGACAAGTCTCCAGACCTTACACTACGAGATCACCCCAGCCTCGTCGACTCCCAAATACTCTGGCATTACCTCGAGCTATTACAGCTTCCTGGCAACTTCCTTACTGACAGGCGGACTACCAAACCTACGGGCACTCTATGTGCGAGACCCGAACTTCCCCGACATGTTACTCGGTCTTCCCACACCTTCCCCCGGCTTTGTTGGAGCCAGTATGGGACGCCCTTCCAGTAGCGGCTCGAATCGCGGTTTCTCCCCCAACAGTGGGCCCATGAGCTTTTCACAACCCGGCTCTGGGTTTGgacctgctgctggtggtagCTTTCATTCACACCAAGGCAGCTTATCAGGCTTTGCTCCTCCCGCCGCTCCCTTCGTGCCCGGCCATCGTCAATTTGGGTCCGTATCTTCGGTTAACAGCTTCTCGGGTTTCCTGCAGCCGGCAGCCGGCAAACAACCGCCTCCCAACCATCGGTTCAGCAGTAACAACCCCTTTGCCAACTTGGTAGCCCCACCTGCAAATCTCCCTGCCAAGCTCGAGGTGTTCACCAAAGGCGACGACGAAACCACCTGGTCCTTTGTGAAGGTCGGCGGTGGGCCGGCAACGTCCCCTGGCGCGAATGAAAGCCCACAGAGCGGCTATGGGCGGAGGGGCAGCGGCGCTGGTGCGAGGAGGAGCGTGCTAATCGGTGGTGCCGGGGTTGGCGGTGGTTTCTTGGCCTTGCCGGCTGAAGATCCTGGCAGAAGCACTCGGGGAGGGAGTGTGGATAGGGGGACTGGATTTGGCGGTGGTTCTGGTGGGGATGAGGAGTTGTGGCCTAGGCCCAAGAGCAGTTccggggagaagaagaaggagaagcaggatTTGTGGCGGTAG